A section of the Myxocyprinus asiaticus isolate MX2 ecotype Aquarium Trade chromosome 22, UBuf_Myxa_2, whole genome shotgun sequence genome encodes:
- the tomm5 gene encoding mitochondrial import receptor subunit TOM5 homolog: MFKIEGLGPKMDPEEMKKKMRVDVITSVRNFLIYVALLRVTPYVLKKLDSI; the protein is encoded by the exons atgtttaaaatagagGGACTCGGGCCAAAGATGGACCCGGAGGAGATGAAGAAGAAAATGCGAGTGGACGTCATCACGTCTGTTCGCAACTTTTTGATTTACGTTGCGCTTCTCAGAGTCA CACCTTATGTTTTGAAGAAGCTGGACAGCATATGA
- the grhpra gene encoding glyoxylate reductase/hydroxypyruvate reductase yields MSAQHMLKVFVTRRIPQEGMKILQKAGMCNLSVWDSDEPVPQAELLKGVAGAHGLLCLLSDRIDAEVLDAAGPNLKVISTLSVGFDHLAIDEIKKRGIRVGYTPDVLTDATAELTVSLLLATARRLPEGVEEVKNGGWSTWKPLWLCGYGLSGSTVGVIGLGRIGLAIAKRLKPFGVKRLLYTGRQPKPQAQEVDGEYMPLETLVSESDFVVVSCSLTPDTLGLCDKAFFSKMKKTSVFINTSRGAVVNQEDLFEALSSGQIAAAGLDVTTPEPLPTNHPLLTLKNCVILPHIGSATYFTRGVMAELSANNLLAGLTASEMPSELKL; encoded by the exons ATGAGCGCGCAGCACATGCTGAAAGTATTTGTCACCAGACGCATCCCGCAGGAGGGCATGAAAATACTCCAAAAAGCCGGCAT GTGTAATTTGTCAGTATGGGACTCTGATGAGCCTGTTCCCCAGGCAGAGCTCCTGAAGGGAGTTGCAGGTGCTCATGGTCTTCTCTGTTTACTCTCAGACCGCATTGATGCTGAGGTCCTGGATGCGGCTG GACCCAACTTGAAAGTGATCAGCACTCTTTCTGTGGGATTTGACCACCTTGCCATAGATGAGATTAAGAAAAG AGGAATAAGAGTAGGCTACACCCCTGATGTTTTGACAGATGCTACTGCTGAGCTGACAGTGTCTCTACTCTTGGCCACTGCTCGACGTCTTCCTGAGGGAGTAGAGGAAGTCAAAAA TGGTGGCTGGAGTACATGGAAACCCCTGTGGCTATGTGGTTATGGTCTGTCGGGCAGCACTGTTGGGGTGATTGGATTGGGCCGCATAG GTCTGGCCATTGCAAAGCGACTGAAGCCCTTTGGAGTGAAGAGACTGCTGTACACAGGCAGACAGCCCAAACCTCAGGCCCAAGAGGTTGACGGGGAATATA tGCCATTAGAAACTCTGGTGAGTGAGAGCGATTTTGTGGTGGTATCCTGTTCTTTGACTCCTGACACTCTGGGCCTGTGCGACAAAGCCTTCTTCAGCAAAATGAAGAAAACTTCAGTCTTTATCAACACCAGCAG AGGGGCAGTTGTGAATCAAGAGGACTTGTTTGAGGCCCTCAGCAGTGGTCAGATTGCAGCAGCAGGGCTTGATGTCACAACCCCTGAACCTCTGCCCACCAACCATCCACTGCTGACCCTTAAAAACTGTG TGATTCTCCCTCATATTGGTAGTGCCACCTACTTCACACGTGGTGTCATGGCTGAACTTTCTGCAAACAACCTACTGGCTGGCCTAACAGCCTCTGAAATGCCCAGTGAGCTGAAGCTGTAG